A single Vigna radiata var. radiata cultivar VC1973A chromosome 8, Vradiata_ver6, whole genome shotgun sequence DNA region contains:
- the LOC106771108 gene encoding probable leucine-rich repeat receptor-like protein kinase At1g35710, translated as MVFLFPKLQPVKLISLWFLLLVMATSLHATLSSSVSLQYTEANALLKWKASFHNSTQTLLSSWHGNTSCNWLGIACDHSGSVSNINLTNIGLSGTLQTLNFSSLPNILTLDISFNSFTGSIPPEIGVLYKLTHLDLSYNHLTGPIPSEITRLVNLHFLYLERNVFNGSIPEEIGALRNLREIVIQFANLTGTIPNSIGKLSFLSYINLWNCSLTGSIPKSIGNMTSLEYLHFAQNNLYGHIPHEIGNLSNLKTLWLAINNLDGSIPQEIAKLQNLKDLYIYENNLSGNIPVEIGKLVNLTWLWLFNNNLSGSIPREIGMMTNLFQIDLSNNYLSGTIPPTIGNLSKLGNLYIYGNHLSGSIPNEVGKLHSLMTIQLLDNDLSGTIPSSIGNLVNLDSIRLDRNNLSGPIPSTIGNLTKLTTLALFSNKLSGHIPIEMNMLNNLENLQLYDNNFIGQLPHNVCTSGNLIKFTASNNYFTGAVPKSLKNCSSLRRVWLQQNQLTGNVTEDFGVYPNLDYIDLSDNNFYGHLSPKWGKCHNLTSLKISNNNLSGSIPPELIQATNLHVLELSSNHLVGDIPEDLGNLTNLFKLSLNNNNLSGNVPMQIASLLDLDTLELGANGFSGLIPTQLGNLVKLLHLNLSRNKFTENIPSEFGKLKYVQSLDLSMNILSGKIPPVLGQLKSLETLNLSHNHLSGDLSSLDEMRSLISIDISYNQLQGPLPNIPAFNMTTIEALRNNKGLCGNVSGLEPCPTSPDNYENHHKTNRVILVFLPIGLGTSMLALFVFGVSYHLYHCSKKKECQDEESPGQNLFSIWSFDGKMVYENIIEATEEFDSKHLIGVGGQASVYKAELQTGQVVAVKKLHSVQNGEMSNLKAFTSEIKALTEIRHRNIVKLYGYCSHSRYSFLVYELMEKGSIDKILKDDEEAIAFNWKRRVDAIKGVANALCYMHNDCSPPIVHRDISSKNVLLNLEYVAHVSDFGTAKLLNPNSTNWSSFVGTFGYAAPELAYRMEINEKCDVYSFGVLALEIVLGEHPGDLINSLLTSSSNVMETTLDIPSLMDKLDERLQHPAKPMAKEIESILRMANACLTQNPGSRPTMDQVASYFSK; from the exons ATGGTGTTCTTATTTCCAAAGCTTCAGCCCGTTAAGCTCATATCATTATGGTTCCTTCTACTTGTAATGGCAACTTCTCTCCATGCAACACTGTCTTCATCAGTCTCACTTCAGTACACAGAAGCCAACGCTTTGTTGAAGTGGAAAGCAAGCTTTCACAACTCAACTCAAACATTGCTATCTTCATGGCATGGCAATACTTCTTGCAATTGGCTTGGAATTGCTTGTGACCACTCAGGATCAGTCTCCAACATAAATCTTACAAACATTGGATTAAGTGGTACGCTTCAAACTCTAAACTTTTCATCACTTCCAAACATTCTCACTCTTGATATCAGTTTTAACTCCTTCACTGGAAGTATTCCTCCTGAAATTGGGGTGTTGTACAAACTCACTCATCTTGATTTAAGTTACAATCATCTCACTGGACCAATTCCTTCTGAAATAACTCGGTTGGTCAATcttcactttttatatttggAAAGAAATGTTTTCAATGGCTCTATTCCTGAAGAAATAGGTGCATTAAGGAATTTGAGAGAGATTGTCATTCAATTTGCCAATCTCACAGGTACTATCCCAAATTCTATCGGAAAGCTATCATTCTTGTCATATATTAACTTGTGGAATTGCAGTCTTACAGGGTCTATTCCAAAATCTATAGGAAATATGACAAGTCTTGAATATCTACATTTTGCGCAGAACAACCTTTATGGACATATTCCTCACGAAATTGGAAATTTGTCAAACTTAAAGACTTTGTGGTTAGCAATTAATAACTTAGACGGTTCTATTCCTCAAGAAATAGCTAAGCTGCAGAACCTAaaggatttatatatatatgaaaacaatTTATCTGGAAACATTCCCGTGGAAATTGGGAAGTTGGTCAACTTGACCTGGTTATGGCTTTTTAACAATAATCTTTCGGGTTCTATTCCTCGAGAAATTGGAATGATGACAAATCTGTTTCAAATTGATTTGTCCAATAACTATTTGTCAGGTACAATCCCCCCTACAATTGGAAATCTGAGCAAATTAGGGAATTTATACATATATGGCAACCATCTCTCCGGTTCCATTCCTAATGAAGTGGGGAAACTCCATTCTCTTATGACAATCCAATTGTTAGATAATGATCTCTCTGGAACAATCCCATCTTCCATCGGTAACTTGGTCAATTTGGATTCTATTCGCCTTGACAGAAACAATCTCTCTGGACCAATTCCTTCCACTATTGGTAACTTGACAAAGCTTACCACACTTGCTTTATTCTCAAATAAGCTTAGTGGACACATCCCAATAGAAATGAATATGCTTAACAACCTGGAAAATTTGCAATTATATGACAATAATTTCATTGGTCAATTGCCTCACAATGTTTGCACTAGTGGAAACTTGATAAAGTTTACTGCTAGCAATAACTATTTCACAGGTGCAGTACCCAAGAGTTTGAAGAATTGCTCCAGCCTCAGGAGAGTTTGGCTTCAACAAAACCAATTGACAGGAAATGTGACAGAGGATTTTGGTGTATATCCAAACTTGGATTACATAGATCTGAGTGATAATAACTTTTATGGCCATCTTTCTCCAAAATGGGGAAAATGCCATAATCTCACAAGCCTCAAAATCTCCAACAATAATTTATCAGGAAGCATTCCACCAGAACTAATTCAGGCAACCAATTTGCATGTACTTGAACTGTCTTCGAATCACCTCGTAGGAGACATTCCCGAAGATTTAGGTAATTTGACAAACTTGTTCAAACTCTctctcaataataataatctttcaGGGAATGTTCCTATGCAGATAGCATCATTGCTAGATCTTGACACTTTAGAGCTCGGAGCAAATGGTTTTTCTGGCTTAATTCCAACTCAACTTGGTAATTTGGTCAAGTTATTACACTTGAATTTGAGCCGAAATAAATTTACGGAAAACATTCCATCCGAGTTtggtaaattaaaatatgttcaaAGTCTCGATCTTAGCATGAACATTTTGAGTGGAAAAATACCACCCGTGCTTGGACAGTTGAAAAGCTTAGAAACACTAAATCTCTCACACAATCATCTTTCAGGCGATCTCTCCAGCCTTGACGAGATGAGAAGTTTAATATCTATTGATATATcatataatcaattacaggGTCCACTGCCCAACATTCCAGCCTTCAATATGACTACAATTGAAGCATTGAGAAATAATAAAGGCTTGTGTGGTAATGTCTCAGGCTTAGAACCATGTCCAACATCACCTGACAATTATGAAAATCATCATAAGACTAATAGAGTCATATTAGTATTTTTACCCATTGGTTTGGGCACTTCCATGCTAGCATTATTTGTCTTTGGAGTTTCATATCATCTTTATCATTgctcaaagaaaaaagaatgtcAAGATGAAGAATCACCAGGCCAAAATCTCTTTTCGATATGGAGTTTTGATGGAAAGATGGTGTATGAGAACATAATTGAAGCCACAGAAGAGTTTGACAGTAAACATCTCATTGGAGTTGGAGGACAAGCGAGTGTTTACAAAGCTGAATTGCAAACCGGTCAAGTTGTTGCTGTTAAGAAACTCCATTCAGTACAAAACGGAGAAATGTCAAACCTTAAAGCTTTCACAAGTGAAATTAAAGCTTTGACAGAGATTCGACACCGTAACATTGTGAAGTTATACGGGTATTGTTCTCATTCCCGATACTCGTTTTTGGTGTATGAGTTGATGGAAAAGGGAAGCATAGATAAGATTTTAAAAGACGATGAAGAGGCAATTGCATTTAATTGGAAAAGGAGGGTTGATGCCATTAAAGGTGTAGCAAATGCTTTATGCTATATGCATAATGATTGTTCACCTCCAATTGTTCATCGAGATATATCAAGCAAGAATGTTCTTTTGAATTTGGAGTATGTGGCTCATGTCTCAGATTTTGGAACAGCCAAGCTTCTTAATCCTAATTCAACAAATTGGAGTTCATTCGTGGGAACTTTTGGATATGCTGCTCCAG AACTTGCATACAGAAtggaaataaatgaaaaatgcgATGTGTATAGCTTTGGGGTATTAGCACTGGAAATAGTTTTGGGAGAGCATCCTGGAGATCTTATAAATTCATTGTTGACATCTTCATCGAATGTGATGGAGACAACACTTGATATTCCGTCATTGATGGATAAGTTAGATGAACGTCTCCAACATCCTGCAAAACCTATGGCTAAGGAGATAGAATCAATTCTAAGGATGGCAAATGCATGCTTGACTCAAAATCCTGGTTCTCGCCCTACCATGGACCAAGTTGCCAGCTACTTTTCAAAGTAG